The Humulus lupulus chromosome 4, drHumLupu1.1, whole genome shotgun sequence genome has a window encoding:
- the LOC133832884 gene encoding uncharacterized protein LOC133832884 has protein sequence MFHIIKTTEGLNEGRQALLDMLKKAERERKMELQVLLEHRAVTNFPHRNHIQSLLRGWFLRNGSMDENERPPSVAESELGLLRQRHTVSGLREEFSRLDNSVYAQASNSLSDTSNKDNISNRNGEPQENNLYEVRDDICEQSELNYEASEDQEHDSHGILDGRSEFGGNAVEDIDSRESNAHIIEGWLEQVPDNVVRQWQWRRVSNLLHSGFRESLDQLIQSYVERKSHAAVDWELDGSSPSPASIEQDLDQEIPNQSEVQEDAVVKTPSVAPPSHPIPPPPPMWDQRPHRDTWTQHDMHQRFRIEWEIINDIRIDMARLQQRMNNLQRMMETCMDMQLELQRSIRQEVSAALNRPACSQELCEGEGEGGLAEDDTKWDHVRKGMCCICSNTNIDSLLYRLVEISCFFFFLF, from the exons ATGTTTCACATAATTAAGACTA CCGAAGGGCTCAACGAAGGTAGGCAGGCTCTTCTTGATATGCTAAAGAAGGCTGAGAGGGAGAGGAAAATGGAGCTTCAAGTGTTGTTGGAGCACAGAGCTGTAACAAATTTTCCTCATCGCAACCACATTCAG TCATTACTAAGAGGTTGGTTCTTGCGTAATGGAAGTATGGATGAGAATGAGAGGCCCCCTTCTGTTGCTGAAAGTGAATTAGGCTTATTGAGGCAAAGGCATACAGTCTCCGGTCTAAG GGAAGAGTTCTCCAGACTGGATAATTCTGTTTATGCTCAAGCAAGCAACAGTCTTTCTGATACATCTAACAAGGATAATATTTCAAATCGAAATGGAGAACCTCAAGAAAATAACTTATATGAAGTCAGAGATGATATTTGCGAACAATCAGAACTTAATTATGAAGCGAGTGAAGATCAAGAACATGACAGCCATGGAATATTGGATGGTCGAAGTGAGTTTGGAGGCAATGCCGTTGAAGATATAGACTCACGGGAATCAAATGCTCATATTATAGAAGGATGGCTGGAACAAGTGCCAGATAATGTGGTAAGACAGTGGCAATG gAGAAGAGTATCTAATCTACTTCACAGTGGCTTTCGCGAGAGTCTTGACCAGTTGATACAATCATATGTGGAAAGGAAAAGCCATGCCGCTGTAGACTGGGAGCTGGATGGTTCATCACCATCACCTGCATCTATCGAACAAGATCTCGATCAAGAAATTCCAAATCAGAGTGAGGTTCAAGAGGATGCTGTTGTTAAAACACCTTCTGTTGCTCCACCCTCACACCCAATTCCTCCTCCTCCCCCAATGTGGGACCAGAGGCCACACCGTGATACGTGGACACAACATGACATGCATCAACGATTTAGAATT GAGTGGGAAATCATCAATGACATAAGGATTGACATGGCTAGACTACAACAGAGGATGAATAACTTGCAAAGAATGATGGAAACTTGCATGGACATGCAACTTGAGTTGCAGCGCTCAATAAGGCAAGAAGTCTCTGCTGCCCTGAATAGGCCAGCTTGTTCACAAG AGTTGtgtgagggtgagggtgagggtggTTTGGCCGAGGATGACACCAAGTGGGATCATGTTAGAAAAGGAATGTGCTGTATATGTTCTAATACCAATATTGACTCTTTACTGTATAGGTTGGTAGAGATctcatgcttttttttttttctattttga